One window of Thiomicrorhabdus lithotrophica genomic DNA carries:
- a CDS encoding L,D-transpeptidase has protein sequence MSYSLRVSISEQTLELFNNEELVKAYSISTALNGSGCQKDSGQTPLGKHIIRAKIGANTPINSVFVGRRPTGEIFNEQLAQEFPHRDWILSRILWLSGNEKGVNRLGNVDTMQRYIYIHGTPDSEPMGVPISHGCIRMRNNEIIELFDLIEIQTPVEIIA, from the coding sequence TTGTCTTATTCTCTGCGAGTTTCCATTTCTGAACAAACGCTTGAACTCTTTAACAATGAAGAGTTAGTCAAAGCCTACTCTATAAGTACGGCTTTAAATGGTTCTGGCTGTCAAAAAGATTCGGGTCAAACGCCACTAGGTAAGCACATTATTCGCGCTAAAATCGGTGCTAATACACCAATCAATTCTGTATTTGTTGGACGGCGCCCAACGGGAGAGATTTTTAATGAGCAATTGGCTCAAGAGTTTCCGCATAGAGATTGGATATTAAGCCGTATTTTATGGCTTTCTGGAAATGAAAAGGGCGTAAATCGTTTAGGAAACGTCGATACAATGCAACGTTATATCTATATCCACGGTACGCCAGACAGTGAACCAATGGGAGTTCCTATCTCTCACGGTTGTATTCGTATGCGTAATAATGAAATTATAGAGCTGTTTGATCTTATAGAGATACAAACGCCAGTGGAGATTATTGCTTGA
- a CDS encoding DUF2202 domain-containing protein has protein sequence MKNSILQTTLLSASILAVSSPYAFAGKWNQQKTGSAPQTQAISALTNFEVESLKFMREEEKLARDVYLTLYDVWGVSIFKNIADSEQKHTDSVANLLTKYGIEDPVKSDALGDYTNPDFNELYHALVDYGSYSYEQALKVGTEIEELDIADLNDQLNIVNKSDITNVYNNLLKGSRNHLRSFYSLVTQAGFEYTPTHITQEEFDEIVNSESETGNINTTNTTSGKGRRGR, from the coding sequence ATGAAAAACTCAATCTTACAAACAACACTTCTATCAGCTTCTATTTTAGCCGTTAGCAGTCCTTATGCCTTCGCTGGAAAATGGAATCAACAAAAAACTGGCTCGGCACCTCAAACTCAAGCGATTTCAGCATTAACAAATTTTGAAGTTGAAAGCTTAAAATTTATGCGTGAAGAAGAGAAATTAGCACGTGATGTTTACTTAACCTTATACGATGTATGGGGAGTATCTATCTTTAAAAACATTGCGGACTCTGAGCAAAAACACACAGACAGTGTTGCAAACTTATTAACTAAATACGGAATAGAAGACCCTGTTAAATCAGATGCCCTTGGTGACTACACCAACCCTGATTTTAACGAGCTATACCATGCATTAGTTGACTACGGTTCTTATAGTTATGAGCAAGCTTTAAAAGTTGGAACTGAAATTGAAGAGTTAGATATTGCAGACTTGAATGACCAACTAAACATTGTTAATAAATCAGATATAACAAATGTATACAATAACTTACTAAAGGGTTCTAGAAACCACTTAAGAAGTTTCTATAGCTTAGTAACTCAAGCAGGGTTTGAATATACACCTACTCATATCACTCAAGAAGAGTTTGATGAAATTGTTAATTCTGAAAGTGAAACTGGAAACATTAACACGACAAATACAACTTCAGGTAAAGGAAGACGTGGTCGTTAA
- a CDS encoding ABC transporter substrate-binding protein encodes MSINRRQFFKTSLLSFSSMSLAGLVGCQTQSKNREILVGITSRPRMLDPRKATDALSSRVNRLLYRQLIDFNEKFEAIPDLATWQQLSDTRYVFTINEQSVFHSGEPLTSADVVATYNSILDPKLGSAHRGSLKGIKTVKALNDSQVEFVLDKADALFVGRLVIGILPKSLIEKQHPFHEKPVGSGPCEFVSLSEQKLVIQRQSDQINLVFIPVKDATVRVLKLKKGELDIIQNDLSPELVQYCQKQPELKVSWSSGTNFGYIGFNFEDSLLAQPALREAIAHGIDRQSIIDAMFSGHARIAGGLLVPEHWCGVTDMPGYEFNPKKAKALLKSLDFTKLPPGLVTYNEQNEPIIELSYKTSNDPTRIRLATIYQSQLKKVGIHLNVQSYDWGTFYSDIKKGRFQLYSLAWVGVKSPDIFQYVFDSSAIPPSGANRGRYRDQVADKLIRLAGNTQDLSKQAELYKDLQRHLQATLAAMPLWYEDQYAVSRKEVTGYKLYADGRLDGLLDCVKNSY; translated from the coding sequence TTGAGTATTAATCGTCGTCAATTTTTTAAAACAAGCCTTTTAAGTTTTAGTTCAATGAGTTTAGCAGGCCTGGTAGGTTGCCAAACTCAGTCAAAAAATAGAGAAATTTTAGTTGGTATAACCTCACGACCTAGGATGCTAGATCCAAGAAAAGCGACGGATGCACTTTCTAGTCGAGTTAATCGGTTGTTATATCGCCAGCTCATCGACTTTAATGAAAAGTTTGAAGCGATCCCTGATTTAGCGACATGGCAACAACTTTCTGATACGCGTTATGTATTCACTATCAATGAACAATCCGTTTTTCACTCTGGTGAACCGCTTACTTCTGCAGATGTTGTAGCTACCTATAATAGTATTCTAGACCCAAAGCTGGGCTCAGCGCACCGAGGTTCTTTAAAGGGAATTAAGACGGTTAAAGCCCTAAACGACTCGCAAGTTGAGTTTGTTCTAGATAAAGCCGATGCGCTTTTTGTGGGTCGTTTGGTAATTGGAATTTTGCCTAAATCGTTAATAGAGAAACAACATCCTTTTCATGAAAAGCCAGTGGGTTCAGGGCCATGTGAATTTGTTTCTTTGAGCGAACAGAAGCTGGTTATTCAAAGACAATCAGATCAAATCAACTTGGTTTTTATTCCCGTTAAAGATGCCACGGTTAGAGTGTTAAAACTTAAAAAGGGTGAGCTCGACATCATTCAAAATGACCTTTCTCCTGAGTTAGTTCAGTATTGCCAAAAGCAGCCTGAGTTGAAGGTTAGTTGGAGTAGCGGCACTAATTTTGGTTATATTGGATTTAATTTTGAAGATTCTTTACTGGCACAGCCTGCATTAAGAGAAGCGATTGCGCACGGAATTGATAGACAGTCGATTATCGATGCTATGTTCTCTGGTCATGCTCGTATTGCGGGTGGGTTATTAGTACCAGAGCATTGGTGCGGTGTAACCGATATGCCTGGTTATGAGTTTAATCCTAAAAAAGCCAAAGCCTTATTGAAGTCTTTGGACTTTACAAAGCTTCCACCAGGCCTGGTAACTTATAACGAACAGAATGAGCCTATCATTGAATTGAGTTATAAAACGTCTAATGATCCAACGAGAATTCGTTTAGCGACTATTTATCAATCTCAACTTAAAAAAGTGGGAATTCATCTTAATGTTCAAAGTTATGATTGGGGAACCTTTTACAGTGATATTAAAAAAGGACGTTTTCAGTTATACAGTTTGGCTTGGGTAGGGGTTAAAAGCCCGGATATCTTTCAGTATGTATTTGATTCCTCTGCAATACCACCAAGTGGAGCAAATAGGGGACGTTACCGTGATCAGGTGGCTGATAAGTTGATTCGATTGGCGGGTAATACTCAAGATTTATCAAAGCAAGCTGAATTATATAAAGATTTACAACGCCATTTACAGGCAACTTTAGCAGCGATGCCTTTATGGTATGAAGATCAGTATGCCGTCTCTAGAAAAGAGGTCACGGGTTATAAACTTTATGCAGATGGTCGTTTAGATGGTTTGCTTGATTGTGTAAAAAACTCATATTGA
- a CDS encoding TolC family outer membrane protein, with product MKNSKKVNAYKTFTKSILVGSILAVSSQQVLGASLGLTDVYQMALTHDAQLAQAESQYQADMQGLDTALATLLPQIKADGSYFVTDSSNDSFDVNTQSLSLTLDQSLYRHENWAQYEKSKYLVESAEATLKNSQQDLIIRVTEAYFDVLLAQETLRLAITKEAADATQLETAEASAELGLLSRVDVLQAKSSYDLSKSETINAENGLDVSLEALSKLTGQPADTLENRSLKKLLPDVMLPRENLSMSTLEQRAVVENLLVKQAQAKLSTANQEIDVQRGGYWPTVDLQAKYTDTAYSDFQAGSSFIDSDNTSVGVRVSMPLYSGGSTSSRVAAAKYQSIASQQALREAQENARLNVRTQKLNLDRGQKLVAALREAVKSNDAFLESAEEGYKVGLKSLLEVLTARTNQNTAQKNLIEAIHNQVLNKLRLEASLGDLTIEDIQKYEPLLQTASK from the coding sequence ATGAAAAACAGTAAGAAAGTTAACGCTTATAAAACATTTACTAAATCCATATTAGTTGGATCAATTCTAGCCGTTTCCAGCCAGCAAGTTTTAGGCGCTTCGCTAGGGTTGACGGACGTTTATCAAATGGCACTTACGCACGACGCACAGCTAGCGCAAGCTGAGTCACAGTATCAAGCTGATATGCAGGGGTTGGATACAGCCCTAGCGACGCTTTTGCCGCAAATTAAAGCGGATGGCAGTTATTTTGTGACCGATAGTAGCAATGATAGTTTTGATGTTAATACTCAATCGCTTTCTTTGACACTTGATCAATCACTATATCGACATGAAAATTGGGCGCAGTATGAAAAATCTAAATATTTGGTGGAGTCAGCAGAAGCGACGCTAAAAAACTCACAACAAGACTTAATTATTAGAGTAACTGAGGCTTATTTTGATGTTTTGCTAGCTCAAGAAACGCTCAGGTTAGCTATAACAAAGGAAGCGGCTGATGCTACTCAGCTAGAAACTGCAGAAGCTTCAGCAGAACTTGGTCTATTAAGTAGGGTTGATGTATTGCAGGCAAAGTCGAGTTATGACTTGTCTAAATCAGAGACCATTAACGCTGAAAATGGTCTAGATGTTTCGTTAGAAGCGCTTTCTAAACTGACCGGTCAGCCAGCTGATACATTAGAAAACCGTAGTTTAAAAAAACTCTTGCCTGATGTGATGTTACCGCGTGAAAACCTATCTATGTCAACCCTTGAACAACGTGCCGTAGTGGAAAACTTGTTAGTTAAGCAAGCCCAAGCTAAGCTTTCAACGGCTAATCAAGAAATTGATGTACAGAGAGGCGGCTATTGGCCAACAGTTGATTTGCAAGCTAAGTACACCGATACCGCTTATTCTGACTTTCAGGCCGGAAGCAGTTTTATTGACTCTGATAATACCTCTGTTGGTGTGAGAGTTTCTATGCCTTTATATTCTGGAGGTTCAACTAGTTCAAGGGTCGCTGCTGCTAAATACCAAAGTATTGCTTCTCAGCAAGCGCTTCGTGAAGCGCAAGAAAATGCCAGATTGAATGTGAGAACCCAAAAACTGAATTTAGATCGCGGACAAAAATTAGTTGCGGCATTGCGTGAAGCAGTGAAATCTAACGATGCGTTTTTAGAATCGGCAGAAGAGGGGTATAAAGTTGGTTTAAAAAGCTTACTTGAGGTGTTAACGGCCCGAACCAATCAAAATACAGCCCAGAAAAATTTAATTGAAGCGATACACAATCAGGTGCTTAATAAATTAAGATTAGAAGCTAGTTTAGGTGATTTGACGATAGAAGATATCCAAAAGTATGAGCCGCTTCTTCAAACGGCTAGCAAGTAA
- a CDS encoding CYTH domain-containing protein, with product MAREIERKFLLKDQDWKALAHQKTHFAQGYLNDIADKSSKSSVRVRIEGDKANMNIKSLEIGLSRDEYEYEIPLEDGQRILATLATGPVIEKVRYLVKVGNHTWEIDEFFGENEGLIVAEVELKSEDEKFEIPCWAGREVTEEVRFYNISLSKTPYNSWSEDEKQ from the coding sequence ATGGCAAGAGAAATAGAACGTAAGTTCTTGTTGAAAGATCAAGACTGGAAAGCGTTAGCTCACCAGAAAACGCATTTTGCACAAGGTTACCTAAACGATATTGCAGACAAAAGTTCAAAAAGTTCAGTGCGTGTTCGTATCGAAGGCGATAAAGCCAATATGAACATTAAAAGTTTAGAAATTGGTTTAAGCCGTGATGAATATGAGTATGAGATTCCTTTAGAAGACGGCCAGAGAATTTTAGCGACTCTTGCGACAGGCCCCGTCATTGAAAAAGTGCGATATCTTGTTAAAGTAGGCAATCACACTTGGGAGATTGACGAGTTTTTTGGCGAAAATGAAGGTTTAATCGTTGCGGAAGTAGAGTTAAAGAGTGAAGATGAAAAGTTTGAAATACCTTGCTGGGCTGGTAGAGAAGTTACAGAAGAAGTTCGCTTTTATAATATTAGTTTGAGTAAAACCCCCTATAACAGTTGGTCAGAAGATGAAAAACAGTAA
- the cysM gene encoding cysteine synthase CysM, producing MEYKTLMDFVGNTPLVKLQRMVNTKTNSVVLAKLEGNNPAGSVKDRPAINMIKQAELRGDIAPGDTLIEATSGNTGIALAMAAAMMGYKMKLIMPNNMSMERKASMAAYGAELIEVTKEDGMEGARDLADRMAANGEGVVLDQFANPDNPLAHYHSTGPEIWHDTEGTVTHFVSAMGTTGTIMGTSMYLKEQSADVQIVGVQPADGAAIPGIRRWPAEYMPKIYESTRVDRTIDMSQNLAEETMRRLAVEEGIFGGVSSGGSVAAALQVANEVENAVIVCIICDRGDRYLSTGVYNP from the coding sequence ATGGAATATAAAACTTTAATGGATTTTGTCGGGAATACCCCGTTGGTTAAACTACAAAGAATGGTGAACACTAAAACCAATAGTGTTGTTTTAGCTAAGCTAGAAGGTAATAACCCAGCAGGATCAGTAAAAGATCGTCCTGCCATTAACATGATTAAGCAAGCAGAGTTAAGAGGTGATATCGCACCTGGAGATACCTTGATTGAAGCAACGAGTGGCAATACAGGTATTGCGCTTGCAATGGCTGCTGCAATGATGGGGTATAAGATGAAATTGATTATGCCAAATAACATGAGTATGGAACGTAAAGCTTCTATGGCGGCTTATGGTGCCGAATTGATAGAAGTCACAAAAGAAGACGGAATGGAAGGCGCGCGTGATTTAGCTGATAGAATGGCTGCAAACGGAGAGGGTGTGGTTTTGGATCAGTTTGCTAACCCGGACAACCCTTTAGCGCATTACCATTCTACTGGGCCTGAGATTTGGCACGATACAGAAGGCACTGTTACCCATTTTGTAAGCGCAATGGGTACAACAGGAACCATTATGGGCACCTCTATGTATCTGAAAGAGCAGAGTGCAGATGTACAAATAGTAGGTGTTCAACCTGCAGATGGTGCGGCAATTCCTGGAATTCGACGTTGGCCAGCTGAATATATGCCTAAGATTTATGAATCAACTCGTGTTGATAGAACGATTGATATGTCGCAAAATCTTGCTGAAGAAACCATGCGCCGTTTAGCCGTTGAAGAGGGCATCTTTGGTGGTGTTTCTTCAGGTGGTTCGGTTGCTGCAGCTTTGCAAGTTGCCAATGAGGTTGAGAACGCTGTCATTGTTTGTATTATTTGCGATCGTGGAGATCGTTATCTTTCAACAGGTGTTTATAATCCTTAA
- a CDS encoding prenyltransferase: MQNLKTVVMASRPNFLILSFSVVLMASAIANFQGFSWSWGLFAMTTLGAVLAHAAVNLLNEFQDNQSGLDFITVKTPFSGGSGALQLNPQAAESVWNSFKVIVMALILLGLLFVYLKGWQILPIGIVGLAVIALYTSKITKSPLMCLIAPGLAFGPLMVMGSYFVLTGEISFLVLSLSMVPFFLVNNLLLLNQVPDLQADKKVGRNNILMKFGVARSMYIFSVFVVLALAIFLVSIRYFDLPNITLLGLIGFALAVPMILIVLKDHDNLEKLMPALGMNVIINILIPALIALGLWLA; this comes from the coding sequence GTGCAGAATCTAAAAACGGTTGTTATGGCATCCAGGCCAAACTTTCTTATTTTAAGTTTTTCAGTGGTACTGATGGCTTCTGCTATAGCAAATTTTCAAGGGTTTAGTTGGTCTTGGGGGCTTTTTGCCATGACTACCTTAGGCGCAGTATTAGCGCATGCTGCGGTAAATCTGCTGAATGAATTTCAAGATAATCAATCAGGTTTGGATTTTATTACGGTTAAAACGCCTTTTAGTGGTGGAAGCGGTGCTTTGCAATTAAACCCACAAGCGGCTGAAAGTGTTTGGAATAGTTTTAAAGTTATTGTGATGGCCTTAATTTTATTAGGTTTGTTGTTTGTTTATCTAAAAGGTTGGCAAATATTACCTATTGGTATTGTCGGGTTGGCAGTGATTGCCTTATACACCTCTAAAATCACCAAATCACCATTAATGTGTTTAATTGCACCAGGCTTGGCATTTGGACCTCTTATGGTGATGGGAAGTTATTTCGTATTAACGGGCGAGATATCTTTTTTGGTTTTATCTCTATCTATGGTTCCTTTTTTTTTGGTAAATAATCTTTTATTACTCAATCAAGTCCCTGATTTACAAGCTGATAAAAAAGTAGGACGAAATAACATTTTAATGAAATTTGGTGTTGCACGGTCAATGTATATATTCTCAGTGTTTGTAGTATTGGCTTTAGCGATTTTTTTAGTATCAATTCGTTATTTTGATTTACCTAATATAACTCTGTTGGGTCTTATAGGTTTTGCATTGGCTGTACCTATGATATTGATAGTCTTAAAAGACCATGACAACCTTGAGAAACTCATGCCAGCTTTAGGAATGAATGTCATAATAAACATCTTAATACCTGCATTAATCGCTTTAGGTTTGTGGCTAGCCTAA
- a CDS encoding methyl-accepting chemotaxis protein, with product MLANSSLKTKVLLSAMAIGLVAASILGVVIYNSSVAPIKEEKKVILINEMTDYINAKLDLKIQAGILGSTALSIQKSVVEALEVEEREEMIDVFSGIRDQFKNQTNYKNIQTQLITADGRSLIKSWDIDSYGQNLSSNPLIKNAMKEKKAHGSLAIGARGVSIIAISPVISDGDMYGMIAMIQGLASVRKAFTKEKNGQWVLLVDRDYIKNRYGDMPVIEKNTVFTDKYIVANDKWFPKEVVSFAKSAFKPVDGKQDSVYSHEDKVLIDIPAYDEEQKIFGRHLFIIDKSVYDAPIDAAIMNAQISLAGILIAIILLTVSIVMIVGRLVITPLQSVQQNTAKILNTGDFSIRNEVHSNDEVGKTSVAINQLLEQIGNALKDANQTVHAISQGDFSTRIEGNYQGDLEKLKNGINSSTETISSVMNNLSSAMIAMRDGNYNTQMQTGNSQGRYKEMLDNAQQAFNETNLVISEINSVMMAMQQGNFDERVNIDAKGDLHTLKTHINESMHSLNSAINDISKVVTALSTGDLTQTISNQYQGDLLQLKDAINQSIETLSGIVSEAVQSGIVVNNEANSLSSDSEVLSEKVQQQAAAIEETSATMEEMNAAVQNNTQNAEQASEVVEKVQSESEQASEVMTRTIEAMNGIQDSSNEIAEIVTLIDSIAFQTNLLALNAAVEAARAGEHGRGFAVVAGEVRALAQKSADAAKDIKNLIDSSVQRIGQGTKLASESGDVLREITQSINDVAVMIHQINSASQEQAEGVAQVHHAISDIDSATQANASLVDKTSSSANSMKQQASDLNRSMAFFKTNHTATNYVAPAKQAPVEPAKKVKVPATTASDKNSTQHSEPKVKTTETKKPEIKKTDNLPASDNSEEWSEF from the coding sequence ATGCTTGCTAACTCATCCTTAAAAACTAAAGTCCTTCTATCCGCAATGGCCATTGGGCTTGTTGCCGCTAGTATTCTTGGTGTTGTTATTTATAACAGTTCCGTAGCACCGATTAAAGAAGAGAAGAAGGTCATACTTATTAACGAAATGACTGACTATATCAATGCTAAACTTGACTTGAAGATTCAAGCAGGAATTTTAGGTTCTACTGCTTTATCTATTCAAAAAAGTGTTGTTGAAGCTCTTGAAGTTGAAGAACGTGAAGAAATGATTGATGTTTTTTCTGGCATAAGGGACCAATTCAAAAATCAAACAAACTATAAAAATATTCAAACTCAGTTAATCACGGCTGATGGTCGTTCATTAATCAAGTCTTGGGATATTGACAGTTATGGTCAAAACCTTTCAAGTAACCCGCTAATCAAAAATGCCATGAAAGAAAAGAAAGCCCACGGTTCTCTCGCTATTGGGGCTAGAGGTGTTTCTATTATTGCTATCTCACCAGTTATCTCGGATGGCGACATGTACGGCATGATTGCAATGATTCAAGGCCTTGCATCAGTCCGAAAAGCCTTTACTAAAGAAAAAAATGGACAATGGGTGTTACTCGTTGATAGAGATTATATTAAAAACCGCTATGGTGACATGCCTGTAATTGAAAAAAACACCGTATTTACAGATAAGTATATTGTTGCAAATGACAAATGGTTCCCTAAAGAGGTGGTCAGTTTTGCAAAATCAGCTTTTAAGCCTGTTGACGGAAAACAAGACTCTGTTTATAGCCATGAGGATAAAGTCTTAATTGATATTCCTGCTTATGATGAAGAGCAGAAAATTTTTGGTCGTCATTTATTCATTATTGATAAGTCAGTATATGATGCACCAATTGATGCGGCTATTATGAACGCCCAAATTTCTCTAGCGGGTATTCTGATTGCCATTATTCTATTAACAGTTAGTATTGTTATGATTGTCGGTCGCTTAGTTATTACTCCACTTCAAAGCGTTCAACAGAACACAGCAAAAATTCTTAACACTGGTGATTTCAGTATCCGTAACGAGGTTCATTCTAACGATGAAGTAGGTAAAACATCCGTTGCAATTAACCAGCTCTTGGAACAGATTGGTAACGCACTAAAAGACGCTAACCAAACCGTTCATGCTATTTCTCAAGGAGACTTCTCTACTCGTATAGAAGGAAATTACCAAGGTGATCTTGAGAAACTTAAAAATGGAATAAATTCTAGTACTGAAACCATATCTTCCGTCATGAACAACCTTTCGAGCGCAATGATTGCTATGCGTGATGGAAATTACAACACTCAAATGCAAACTGGTAATTCTCAAGGTCGTTACAAAGAAATGCTTGATAATGCTCAACAAGCCTTTAATGAAACCAACCTAGTTATCTCAGAAATTAACTCTGTCATGATGGCCATGCAACAAGGTAACTTTGATGAAAGAGTTAATATTGATGCCAAAGGTGATTTACACACTTTAAAGACGCATATCAATGAATCTATGCACAGCCTTAACTCTGCAATCAATGATATATCTAAAGTTGTCACAGCACTAAGTACAGGTGATTTAACTCAAACCATTAGTAATCAATATCAAGGTGATTTACTTCAATTAAAAGATGCAATAAATCAGTCAATTGAAACCTTATCTGGCATTGTTTCTGAAGCCGTTCAATCAGGTATTGTTGTTAACAATGAAGCAAATAGCTTATCTTCTGATTCAGAAGTGCTTAGCGAAAAAGTTCAGCAACAAGCCGCTGCTATTGAAGAAACCTCAGCCACAATGGAAGAGATGAATGCTGCCGTTCAAAACAACACTCAAAATGCTGAACAAGCATCTGAAGTTGTAGAAAAGGTTCAATCAGAATCAGAACAAGCCAGTGAAGTAATGACTCGTACAATTGAAGCAATGAATGGTATTCAAGACTCAAGTAATGAAATTGCCGAAATCGTTACACTTATTGACAGTATCGCCTTCCAAACTAATTTACTTGCATTAAACGCGGCCGTTGAGGCCGCTAGAGCAGGTGAACATGGTAGAGGTTTTGCTGTTGTTGCAGGTGAAGTACGCGCATTAGCTCAAAAATCTGCTGATGCTGCTAAAGACATTAAAAATCTAATCGACTCTAGTGTGCAAAGAATTGGTCAAGGTACAAAACTTGCAAGTGAATCTGGTGACGTACTTCGTGAAATTACTCAGTCAATTAATGACGTTGCGGTCATGATCCACCAGATTAATTCTGCATCGCAAGAACAAGCTGAGGGTGTTGCTCAGGTACATCATGCCATTAGTGATATTGACTCAGCGACTCAAGCCAACGCAAGCTTAGTAGATAAAACTTCAAGTTCTGCTAATAGCATGAAACAACAGGCAAGCGACTTAAATCGTAGCATGGCATTCTTTAAAACGAACCATACTGCGACTAATTACGTTGCCCCTGCAAAACAAGCTCCTGTTGAGCCTGCGAAGAAGGTTAAGGTTCCTGCTACAACTGCTTCTGATAAAAACTCAACACAACATTCTGAGCCTAAAGTTAAAACAACTGAAACTAAAAAGCCTGAAATTAAAAAAACTGATAACCTTCCAGCAAGTGATAACAGTGAAGAATGGTCAGAATTTTAA
- a CDS encoding glutathione S-transferase family protein, with protein MSDKLELISFKLCPFVQRAVIVLKKKAVDFDITYIDLNNPPEWFKDVSPLGQVPVLKVGDDVLFESSVIQEYVDEITPPSLQPVNPLVKAKNRAWISFGGDILMALHPMVTNKDEAVFNEKRTFILQKLKQLEAVHSGDRFFNGSDFNMIDAAYAPMFMRMEFVKNLTNIDLLADTPKLAKWSENLLALECVKQSVVPELPTMYKGMVKHMDGHLASLLTY; from the coding sequence ATGTCTGATAAATTAGAGTTAATTAGTTTTAAACTTTGTCCATTTGTTCAGCGTGCGGTGATTGTTTTGAAGAAAAAAGCCGTTGATTTTGACATTACCTATATTGATTTAAACAACCCGCCAGAATGGTTTAAAGATGTTTCTCCCTTAGGACAAGTTCCGGTATTAAAGGTAGGGGACGATGTTTTATTCGAATCATCGGTTATCCAAGAATATGTGGATGAAATAACACCACCGTCTCTTCAGCCAGTAAACCCATTAGTGAAGGCTAAAAACCGTGCTTGGATTAGTTTTGGTGGTGACATTCTTATGGCTCTTCATCCAATGGTTACCAATAAAGATGAAGCGGTCTTTAATGAAAAACGTACCTTTATATTACAGAAGTTGAAGCAGTTAGAGGCCGTTCATTCTGGAGACAGGTTTTTTAATGGCTCTGACTTTAATATGATTGATGCCGCTTACGCACCCATGTTTATGCGTATGGAGTTTGTTAAAAATCTAACGAATATTGACTTGTTAGCTGATACTCCTAAGCTTGCCAAATGGTCTGAGAATCTACTAGCTTTAGAGTGCGTTAAGCAATCTGTAGTACCTGAATTACCAACTATGTATAAAGGTATGGTGAAGCATATGGATGGTCATTTAGCGAGCTTACTCACTTATTAG
- a CDS encoding YfhL family 4Fe-4S dicluster ferredoxin: protein MALKILKGCINCDMCEPECPNKAIYMGDKIYEINPDLCTECIGFYDNPTCISVCPLDVIITDPERVEDHDTLYEKFTELVKADKI from the coding sequence ATGGCATTAAAGATTCTTAAAGGCTGTATAAACTGCGACATGTGTGAGCCGGAGTGCCCAAATAAAGCGATTTATATGGGTGATAAAATCTACGAGATTAATCCAGATTTATGCACTGAGTGTATAGGGTTTTATGATAACCCAACCTGTATCAGTGTGTGCCCATTAGATGTGATTATTACGGACCCAGAAAGGGTGGAAGACCACGACACCCTTTATGAAAAATTCACAGAGTTAGTCAAGGCTGACAAGATTTAA